One region of Caldimonas thermodepolymerans genomic DNA includes:
- a CDS encoding winged helix-turn-helix domain-containing protein — protein sequence MTTVTHIAVLDDEVDITQLLAGYLHSHGFRVSQLHSGRALMDLMRADPPELVLLDLGLPGEDGFVIARQLREHFHCGLVIVTGRGDPVDKVVGLEIGADDYVTKPFDLRELVARIKAVLRRLTPPAPPPAVLAVAPPAERTRLRFAGWELDTAARRLLAPDGKEVVLTTGEFDLLAVFARHPGRVLSRDFLLENTRGREAAPFDRTVDVLVGRLRKKLGTDAGEQSFIKSVRGAGYLFVPDVELV from the coding sequence GTGACCACCGTAACCCACATTGCCGTTCTCGACGACGAAGTCGACATCACCCAGCTGCTGGCCGGCTACCTGCACAGCCACGGCTTCCGGGTCAGCCAGCTCCACAGCGGGCGCGCGCTGATGGACCTGATGCGCGCCGATCCGCCGGAACTCGTGCTGCTGGACCTCGGGCTGCCGGGCGAGGACGGTTTCGTCATCGCCCGCCAGCTGCGCGAGCACTTCCACTGCGGGCTGGTGATCGTCACCGGCCGCGGCGACCCGGTGGACAAGGTGGTCGGGCTGGAGATCGGCGCCGACGACTACGTCACCAAGCCCTTTGACCTGCGCGAGCTGGTGGCCCGCATCAAGGCCGTGCTGAGGCGCCTCACCCCGCCGGCGCCACCGCCTGCCGTGCTCGCCGTGGCGCCCCCGGCCGAACGCACCCGGCTGCGCTTTGCCGGCTGGGAGCTGGACACCGCGGCGCGCCGCCTGCTGGCGCCCGACGGCAAGGAGGTGGTGCTGACCACCGGCGAGTTCGACCTGCTCGCGGTGTTCGCACGCCACCCCGGGCGCGTGCTGTCGCGCGACTTCCTGCTCGAGAACACCCGCGGGCGCGAAGCCGCGCCCTTCGACCGGACCGTCGACGTGCTGGTGGGCCGCCTGCGCAAGAAGCTCGGCACCGACGCCGGCGAGCAATCCTTCATCAAGTCCGTGCGCGGCGCCGGCTACCTGTTCGTGCCGGACGTGGAGCTCGTGTGA
- the cqsA gene encoding alpha-hydroxyketone-type quorum-sensing autoinducer synthase — translation MTPTHPSFLDQQVDRFFRKRFFDHPRKPGLPFWYSVEQPAGDSLSLQSNDYLSLADHPHIIEATVRSLREEASASVMSPIFVFLRGAATPSARFEERLASYMGMEAGILCQSGYDANVGLLQVVAQQGQPVYIDQYAHASLWQGIHAAEAQAVRFPHNDTEELRQLVATHGPGVIVVDSVYSTSGSVCPLLAMVEIAEATGCVLVVDESHSLGTHGDRGEGLVRALGLSSRVHFVTASLAKAFAYRAGFIACSKRYVEYIRFSSFPAIFSSTLLEHEVARLDATLDVIAGEPQRRERLWHNTRRLREGIRALGYDISNGTEQIIGIRSGPVLNAVALRDALERRGVYGSLFWYPATEWRNAILRLTVNARLSDADIDRVLEAMEYALPYLQPGRGAARTAAPAASAPVPTLPQAAVLAA, via the coding sequence ATGACGCCAACCCATCCCAGCTTTCTCGACCAGCAGGTGGACCGCTTCTTCCGCAAGCGGTTCTTCGACCACCCGCGAAAGCCGGGACTGCCGTTCTGGTACAGCGTGGAACAGCCGGCGGGCGACAGCCTCTCGCTGCAGTCGAACGACTACCTGTCGCTGGCCGACCATCCCCACATCATCGAGGCAACCGTGCGCAGCCTGCGCGAGGAAGCCTCGGCCAGCGTGATGTCGCCGATCTTCGTGTTCCTGCGCGGTGCGGCCACCCCGTCCGCGCGCTTCGAGGAACGCCTGGCCAGCTACATGGGCATGGAAGCGGGCATCCTGTGCCAGTCGGGCTACGACGCCAACGTCGGCCTGCTGCAGGTCGTGGCCCAGCAGGGGCAGCCCGTCTACATCGACCAGTACGCGCACGCCTCGCTGTGGCAGGGCATCCACGCCGCCGAGGCGCAGGCCGTGCGCTTCCCGCACAACGACACCGAGGAGCTGCGCCAGCTGGTGGCCACCCACGGTCCCGGCGTGATCGTGGTCGACTCGGTCTACAGCACCAGCGGCAGCGTCTGTCCCCTGCTTGCGATGGTCGAGATCGCCGAGGCCACCGGCTGCGTGCTGGTGGTCGACGAGTCGCACTCGCTGGGCACCCACGGCGACCGCGGCGAGGGCCTGGTCCGCGCGCTGGGCCTATCGTCGCGGGTGCACTTCGTCACCGCCAGCCTGGCCAAGGCCTTCGCCTACCGGGCCGGCTTCATCGCCTGCAGCAAGCGCTACGTGGAGTACATCCGCTTCTCGTCGTTCCCGGCGATCTTCAGCTCGACGCTGCTGGAGCACGAGGTGGCCCGGCTCGACGCGACGCTGGACGTGATCGCCGGGGAGCCGCAGCGGCGCGAGCGGCTGTGGCACAACACGCGGCGCCTGCGCGAAGGCATCCGCGCGCTCGGCTACGACATCAGCAACGGCACAGAGCAGATCATCGGCATCCGCAGCGGCCCGGTGCTCAACGCGGTGGCGCTGCGCGACGCGCTGGAGCGCCGCGGGGTCTACGGCTCGCTGTTCTGGTACCCGGCCACCGAGTGGCGCAACGCCATCCTGCGGCTGACCGTCAACGCCCGGCTCAGCGACGCGGACATCGACCGCGTGCTGGAAGCGATGGAGTACGCCCTGCCCTACCTGCAGCCCGGCCGCGGCGCCGCCCGCACCGCCGCACCGGCGGCGTCCGCGCCGGTGCCGACGCTGCCTCAGGCGGCGGTCCTGGCCGCCTGA
- a CDS encoding ATPase with chaperone activity, with protein MSDDHQLYIPPSFVDLYVDPGRLKPREPRDVIAQRYEYCEDLAQMLTETARDKLWQLHVTEADVLQRIHQGLAGGDAGVDAAEARWVVRRLAELLGWDDPFPSA; from the coding sequence GTGTCCGACGACCACCAGCTGTACATCCCGCCGTCCTTCGTCGATCTCTACGTCGACCCCGGGCGCCTGAAGCCGCGCGAACCGCGCGACGTGATCGCGCAGCGCTACGAGTACTGCGAGGACCTGGCGCAGATGCTCACCGAGACCGCGCGCGACAAGCTCTGGCAGCTCCACGTCACCGAGGCCGACGTGCTCCAGCGCATCCACCAGGGCCTGGCTGGCGGCGATGCCGGCGTCGACGCAGCCGAAGCGCGCTGGGTGGTCCGGCGGCTGGCGGAACTGCTGGGCTGGGACGATCCGTTCCCGTCCGCCTGA
- a CDS encoding response regulator, whose amino-acid sequence MFHPTPELLPYWYTTAVLLVDDDEGYLDALGSLLSADRKVYACSSHQEALEVLEHSKTVSRNFIRRSTDQSTAPHEHLLAIDTSRVTSLAHEPRRHDEIALVIADYSMPEGDGLTLCRALLNYPCRRILLTGAADERLAVEAFNERLIHQFLRKADRLADVLPRMVAVQQHAYFRELTRPLAEGLQQRLGAFEHDPAVAEAVLALFAEADVAEYYLCTEPGGYLVRTARGQWRFLLVQSNEERESTLEILQSMPRFEPLVSQHARGDALLYLSDPSRLPRAGGYEGFVVPPLRTVSTPAQTYRLAWVDAPGHMTPHSVRGGRC is encoded by the coding sequence ATGTTCCACCCCACCCCCGAGCTGCTGCCGTACTGGTACACGACGGCCGTGCTCCTGGTCGATGACGACGAGGGCTACCTCGACGCTCTGGGTTCGCTGCTCTCCGCCGACCGCAAGGTTTACGCCTGTTCCAGCCACCAGGAGGCACTGGAAGTCCTGGAACACTCGAAGACGGTCAGCCGCAACTTCATCCGGCGCAGCACCGACCAGAGCACCGCCCCGCACGAACACCTGCTGGCCATCGACACCTCGCGCGTCACGAGCCTCGCGCACGAACCGCGCCGCCACGACGAGATCGCGCTGGTCATCGCCGACTACTCGATGCCCGAAGGCGACGGGCTCACGCTGTGCCGTGCGCTGTTGAACTATCCCTGCCGGCGCATCCTCCTGACCGGCGCGGCCGACGAACGGCTGGCGGTCGAGGCGTTCAACGAGCGCCTGATCCACCAGTTCCTGCGCAAGGCCGACCGGCTCGCCGACGTGTTGCCGCGCATGGTCGCGGTGCAGCAGCATGCCTATTTCCGCGAGCTGACCCGTCCGCTGGCCGAAGGGCTGCAGCAGCGCCTCGGCGCCTTCGAGCACGACCCCGCGGTGGCCGAGGCCGTGCTGGCGCTGTTTGCCGAAGCCGACGTGGCAGAGTACTACCTTTGCACCGAGCCCGGCGGCTACCTGGTGCGCACCGCGCGCGGGCAGTGGCGTTTCCTGCTCGTGCAGTCCAACGAGGAGCGCGAGTCCACCCTCGAGATCCTGCAGAGCATGCCGCGCTTCGAGCCGCTGGTCAGCCAGCATGCGCGCGGCGACGCGCTGCTGTACCTGTCCGACCCGTCGCGCCTGCCGCGTGCCGGTGGCTACGAGGGTTTCGTGGTGCCGCCGCTGCGGACCGTCTCCACCCCCGCGCAGACCTACCGCCTCGCGTGGGTCGACGCCCCGGGGCACATGACGCCGCACAGCGTGCGCGGAGGCCGCTGTTGA
- a CDS encoding sensor histidine kinase — protein MSRLASTGPYSSPGTRKPGALFHAWIARLRAMMGSFQRPSGAPMLDAVLDSAIDAWPARICVGLMGVLGFPLFYVVWKYLEPQPYESLALRLALAALFLPFLAPRSWLEPLRRYWPWYWHGTLLLALPFFFMFMALENDTTQWALSYLTALMFTVVLAPAALAAVMVIAGGAAALLLHLARHPGADLSQHVMVDAWPVMLFAFGGGLILNLAVAQHKRRRTEALLSVAGFVAHELRTPLSAIEMQLDACAHAPQRLAERLPMLQRETRRAHVFIDMLLASVQPTRLQAHQHQPVSIAQVVRNAVQRYPYANEHQRRAVRIQMADDFVVEGVEILLEHLVLNLMKNAYTHGGGLPGFCITISTETRPAAHVLVVADNGRGIDEHELPRVLQRYYRGQGSTALGSGLGLSFCQDVMRSLGGNLEVESSTRRGTSMKLVFPRFPADQAARTAA, from the coding sequence TTGAGCCGGCTGGCGTCGACCGGGCCCTATTCCTCCCCGGGGACACGCAAGCCGGGGGCGCTGTTTCACGCGTGGATCGCCCGCCTGCGGGCGATGATGGGCAGCTTCCAGCGGCCCAGTGGCGCGCCGATGCTCGATGCGGTGCTGGACAGCGCGATCGACGCCTGGCCGGCGCGGATCTGCGTCGGCCTGATGGGCGTGCTGGGGTTCCCGCTGTTCTACGTGGTGTGGAAGTACCTCGAGCCGCAACCCTACGAATCGCTCGCGCTGCGGCTGGCGCTGGCGGCGCTGTTCCTGCCGTTCCTGGCCCCGAGGTCATGGCTGGAGCCCTTGCGGCGCTACTGGCCGTGGTACTGGCACGGCACGCTGCTGCTCGCGCTGCCGTTCTTCTTCATGTTCATGGCGCTGGAGAACGACACCACGCAATGGGCGCTCAGCTACCTGACCGCGCTGATGTTCACCGTGGTGCTGGCGCCGGCCGCGCTCGCGGCGGTGATGGTGATCGCCGGTGGCGCCGCCGCGCTGCTGCTGCACCTGGCGCGGCACCCGGGCGCAGACCTGTCGCAGCACGTGATGGTCGACGCCTGGCCGGTGATGCTGTTCGCGTTCGGCGGCGGGCTGATCCTGAACCTCGCGGTGGCCCAGCACAAGCGCCGGCGCACCGAGGCGCTGCTGTCGGTGGCCGGCTTCGTCGCGCACGAGCTGCGCACGCCGCTGTCGGCCATCGAGATGCAGCTCGATGCCTGCGCCCACGCCCCGCAGCGCCTGGCCGAGCGCCTGCCGATGCTGCAGCGCGAAACCCGCCGTGCCCACGTGTTCATCGACATGCTGCTGGCCAGCGTGCAACCCACGCGGCTGCAGGCGCACCAGCACCAGCCGGTCAGCATCGCGCAGGTGGTGCGCAATGCCGTGCAGCGCTATCCGTACGCCAACGAACACCAGCGTCGCGCGGTGCGCATCCAGATGGCAGACGACTTCGTCGTCGAAGGCGTGGAGATCCTGCTCGAGCACCTGGTGCTCAACCTGATGAAGAACGCCTACACCCACGGCGGCGGCCTGCCGGGCTTCTGCATCACCATCTCCACCGAGACCCGTCCTGCGGCGCACGTGCTCGTGGTCGCGGACAACGGCCGCGGGATCGACGAGCACGAGCTGCCGCGCGTGCTGCAGCGCTACTACCGCGGGCAGGGCAGCACGGCCCTGGGCAGCGGGCTGGGGCTGTCGTTCTGCCAGGACGTGATGCGCAGCCTGGGCGGCAACCTGGAGGTCGAGTCCAGCACGCGGCGGGGGACCAGCATGAAGCTGGTGTTCCCCCGTTTTCCCGCCGATCAGGCGGCCAGGACCGCCGCCTGA
- a CDS encoding acyl-CoA thioesterase translates to MYIEAPHRGPVTAPARALQRKVCEPAAPKTFRHAIEIYLKDSNAYMNTYFSRYFEWQGICRERWFYQCIAPDLLRDQGVFITKRAHQEYVHETFPFQTVECHLNTFNVSRCSFYLLFRFHVEDTLVSTGYQQIVFAREDKRIQRLPEDVLARIKEYELAEAPLPV, encoded by the coding sequence ATGTACATCGAAGCCCCCCACCGCGGCCCCGTCACGGCTCCCGCCCGCGCCCTGCAGCGCAAGGTCTGCGAACCGGCGGCGCCCAAGACCTTCCGCCACGCGATCGAGATCTACCTGAAGGACTCGAACGCCTACATGAACACCTATTTCTCGCGCTACTTCGAGTGGCAGGGCATCTGCCGCGAGCGCTGGTTCTACCAGTGCATCGCGCCGGACCTGCTGCGCGACCAGGGGGTGTTCATCACGAAGCGGGCGCACCAGGAGTACGTGCACGAGACCTTCCCGTTCCAGACCGTCGAGTGCCACCTCAACACGTTCAACGTCTCGCGCTGCTCGTTCTACCTGCTGTTCCGCTTCCACGTCGAGGACACCCTGGTGTCGACCGGCTACCAGCAGATCGTCTTCGCCCGTGAGGACAAGCGCATCCAGCGGCTGCCCGAAGACGTGCTGGCACGCATCAAGGAGTACGAGCTCGCGGAAGCGCCGCTGCCCGTCTGA
- a CDS encoding penicillin-binding protein 1A, with translation MSAPPSVATGPARRWWHAVPAGMRGVLRVVSVGLAAGAALLASATMLAGICYAVAYPHLPDLGELTDYRPRLPMRVYAADGVLLGEYGEERRHFLSLDEIPQVMQDALLSVEDARFHQHGGIDFLRVLGASLHNLVAPLSQGASTITMQLARNFYLPTEKTFTRKLYEAMLALKIESQLGKRQILETYMNQIYLGQRAYGFAAASEIYFGKPLQDVTLAEAALLAGLPQSPSRLDPLVNPQRAKARQLVVLERMYRNGIITREQRDAAGAEPLHYRAREQLPPYARPLAETARRIVVRQYGSEAYTRGLNVHLTVTSSEQEAAYRAVREAVLAHERGRPYRGPEGEVRLPDDPEAVDERVAEALRAHPDRGELLAAVVLEAQPGRLQVMLRDGTTVTLGGPGLALAPHAATSTPLRRGAIVRVWQSQAGAWQLTQLPRVEAALVALDPRDGAVRAWVGGFAPRPGAEERVAQGGREAGTSLAPFIYAAALEQGHTASTVVEWRPGAPEVAGQGEGTVPEARNDVAPLVLRQALAAAQPETTRRLVEALGPDQVQAWLRRFGFDPASPPDGASMTAGTEAITPLQLASAHAVLANGGYRVRPVLVRRLTDADGRVLKETLPRLPGDSARVIDARNAFVITRLLHEASRMNFGGRAGRWLHRPDVQGHAGSTRDGGDAWFAGFQPGVVAVAWVGDEPPRPHGERDAHGKPSLPIWLDYMRFALRDTPVMRPAVPDGVVNIDGQWYYREYTPDSGIRSLDPAPPAGPSLPADSLPSGE, from the coding sequence ATGAGTGCCCCGCCTTCCGTAGCGACCGGTCCTGCGCGGCGATGGTGGCACGCCGTGCCGGCCGGCATGCGCGGGGTGCTGCGGGTCGTCTCGGTGGGGCTGGCTGCCGGTGCAGCACTCCTGGCCTCGGCGACGATGCTGGCCGGCATCTGCTACGCCGTGGCCTATCCCCACCTCCCGGACCTGGGCGAGCTTACCGACTACCGGCCCCGTCTGCCAATGCGGGTCTATGCCGCCGATGGCGTGCTGCTGGGCGAATATGGCGAGGAGCGCCGGCATTTCCTGTCGCTCGACGAGATCCCGCAGGTGATGCAGGACGCGCTGCTGTCGGTGGAGGACGCGCGCTTCCACCAGCACGGCGGCATCGACTTCCTGCGCGTGCTGGGTGCCAGCCTGCACAACCTCGTGGCACCGCTGAGCCAGGGGGCTTCGACGATCACGATGCAGCTGGCGCGCAACTTCTACCTGCCCACCGAGAAGACCTTCACCCGCAAGCTCTACGAAGCCATGCTGGCGCTGAAGATCGAGAGCCAGCTCGGCAAGCGGCAGATCCTCGAGACCTACATGAACCAGATCTACCTGGGGCAGCGGGCCTACGGCTTTGCCGCGGCCAGCGAGATCTACTTCGGCAAGCCCCTGCAGGACGTCACGCTCGCCGAGGCGGCGTTGCTGGCCGGCCTGCCGCAGTCGCCGTCGAGGCTCGATCCCCTGGTCAACCCGCAGCGCGCCAAGGCCAGGCAGCTGGTGGTGCTGGAGCGCATGTACCGCAACGGCATCATCACCCGCGAGCAGCGCGACGCGGCAGGTGCCGAGCCGCTGCACTACCGGGCGCGCGAGCAGCTGCCGCCCTATGCCCGCCCGCTGGCGGAGACGGCGCGTCGCATCGTCGTGCGGCAGTACGGCAGCGAGGCGTACACGCGCGGGCTGAACGTGCACCTGACCGTCACCTCCAGCGAACAGGAAGCGGCCTACCGCGCGGTGCGCGAGGCCGTGCTGGCCCATGAACGCGGCCGGCCCTACCGTGGCCCGGAAGGCGAAGTGCGCCTGCCCGACGATCCGGAGGCGGTGGACGAGCGGGTGGCCGAGGCGCTGCGCGCGCATCCGGACCGCGGCGAGCTGCTGGCCGCGGTGGTGCTGGAAGCGCAGCCCGGGCGCCTGCAGGTCATGCTGCGCGACGGCACGACGGTGACGCTGGGCGGGCCAGGGCTTGCGCTGGCCCCCCATGCAGCGACCTCGACACCGCTGCGGCGCGGCGCGATCGTGCGCGTGTGGCAGTCGCAGGCCGGTGCATGGCAGCTGACCCAGCTGCCCCGCGTGGAGGCGGCACTGGTGGCGCTCGACCCGCGCGACGGTGCGGTGCGTGCCTGGGTGGGCGGCTTTGCGCCGCGGCCCGGTGCCGAGGAGCGGGTCGCCCAGGGCGGGCGCGAGGCCGGCACCAGCCTGGCGCCCTTCATCTATGCGGCAGCACTCGAGCAGGGGCATACCGCGAGCACGGTGGTCGAATGGCGGCCCGGGGCACCGGAGGTCGCGGGGCAGGGGGAGGGGACGGTGCCCGAAGCGCGGAACGACGTCGCGCCGCTGGTGCTGCGCCAAGCGCTGGCCGCCGCGCAGCCGGAGACGACCCGGCGCCTTGTCGAGGCGCTGGGACCGGACCAGGTGCAGGCATGGTTGCGTCGCTTCGGCTTCGATCCGGCATCGCCGCCGGACGGTGCGTCGATGACCGCGGGCACCGAGGCGATCACGCCGCTGCAGCTGGCCTCGGCCCATGCCGTGCTGGCCAATGGCGGCTACCGGGTCCGCCCGGTGCTGGTGCGCCGGCTCACCGATGCGGACGGACGGGTGCTGAAGGAGACCTTGCCCCGGCTGCCGGGCGACTCGGCACGGGTCATCGATGCGCGCAATGCATTCGTGATCACCAGGCTGCTGCACGAGGCCAGCCGCATGAACTTCGGTGGCCGGGCAGGGCGCTGGCTGCACCGGCCGGACGTGCAGGGCCATGCCGGCAGCACCCGCGACGGCGGCGATGCCTGGTTCGCCGGCTTCCAGCCCGGTGTCGTGGCCGTGGCCTGGGTGGGCGACGAGCCGCCGCGCCCGCATGGCGAGCGCGATGCGCACGGCAAACCGAGCCTGCCGATCTGGCTGGACTACATGAGGTTTGCACTGCGCGACACCCCGGTCATGCGGCCGGCGGTGCCCGACGGCGTCGTGAACATCGACGGCCAGTGGTACTACCGCGAGTACACCCCCGACAGCGGCATCCGCAGCCTGGATCCGGCGCCGCCCGCAGGGCCGTCGCTGCCAGCCGATTCCCTGCCGAGCGGGGAGTGA
- the arsC gene encoding arsenate reductase (glutaredoxin) (This arsenate reductase requires both glutathione and glutaredoxin to convert arsenate to arsenite, after which the efflux transporter formed by ArsA and ArsB can extrude the arsenite from the cell, providing resistance.) — protein sequence MSEITIYHNPACGTSRNVLGLIRHAGFEPRIVEYLKTPPTKEELRQLLAEMGIGVRDLLREKGTPYAELGLSDPKWTDEELLDFIQQHPILMNRPVVRTPLGTKLCRPSDEVLELLPVGKLEPFVREDGETVIDHGKRRG from the coding sequence ATGAGCGAGATCACGATCTATCACAACCCTGCCTGCGGGACGAGCCGCAACGTGCTGGGGCTGATCCGTCACGCCGGCTTCGAGCCGCGCATCGTCGAGTACCTGAAGACGCCGCCGACCAAGGAAGAGCTGCGTCAGCTGCTTGCCGAGATGGGCATCGGCGTGCGCGACCTGTTGCGCGAGAAGGGCACGCCGTACGCGGAACTGGGCCTGTCCGACCCGAAGTGGACCGATGAAGAGCTGCTGGATTTCATCCAGCAGCACCCCATCCTGATGAACCGGCCCGTGGTGCGCACCCCGCTGGGGACCAAGCTGTGCCGTCCTTCGGACGAAGTGCTCGAGCTGCTGCCCGTGGGCAAGCTGGAGCCGTTCGTCAGGGAGGATGGCGAGACGGTCATCGACCACGGGAAGCGGCGCGGCTGA
- a CDS encoding YbaN family protein: MLRSTVTLLWRLLAVLALVAGAIGVFVPVLPTVPFILVAAWAGSRGWPALERWLLDHARFGPAIRDWRHRGAVPRRAKWYATLAMTGSGLMIWWFPLPLWVQAGVCVVMACVACWLWWRPE; this comes from the coding sequence ATGCTGCGTTCGACGGTGACCCTGCTGTGGCGCCTGCTGGCCGTGCTGGCGCTGGTCGCGGGAGCGATCGGGGTCTTCGTGCCCGTGCTGCCGACGGTGCCTTTCATCCTGGTGGCGGCCTGGGCCGGCAGCCGCGGCTGGCCCGCGCTGGAACGCTGGCTGCTCGACCACGCCCGCTTCGGCCCGGCGATCCGGGATTGGCGACACCGTGGTGCGGTGCCGCGCCGTGCCAAGTGGTATGCGACGCTGGCAATGACCGGCAGCGGCCTGATGATCTGGTGGTTCCCGCTGCCGCTGTGGGTGCAGGCCGGCGTGTGCGTCGTGATGGCGTGCGTCGCATGCTGGCTGTGGTGGCGCCCGGAGTAG
- a CDS encoding sensor histidine kinase, which translates to MYSILPALVAALFLACGLYVAVDRGRSRVTDAFLLLCLTTAVWQGTWAVLFQTEDAAVASVLVRVGYLFILFLPTALYQFLAEIAEVRSERRWVGVSYGVAGLLALTLVTTDWFVAGYYRYEWGYYPEAGPLHLVHVAQTAIVVLRGLWLNVREQAHAPPLQRARLRLCIASMFIYFFAATDYLCNYGYDFYPVGVLFNAASLAIILVAILKYDLMNNNVVIATVAHEVRTPLATIRLHAAAVDRYWQEVVAGYRLAVEHGLCPTVPTMAIEEVVRLPARIAREVDRSNMIVDLMVASSRLSRVDESDFVTASAVACIEEAVERYPYGPGERERVHVRLGEDFEFWGSPALLVNVIFNLLKNALQAIKQAGQGEVTIETGRQGAHPCIIVTDTGPGIPRQVQRRLFHPFWTTKRGDAGGIGLAFCRNVMKAFGGRIRCDSRPGRTAFTLQFPAA; encoded by the coding sequence ATGTATTCCATCCTTCCTGCCCTCGTGGCTGCCCTGTTTCTCGCCTGTGGCCTGTACGTGGCCGTGGACCGCGGGCGCAGCCGCGTGACCGACGCGTTCCTGCTGCTGTGCCTGACCACCGCGGTGTGGCAGGGCACCTGGGCGGTGCTGTTCCAGACCGAGGATGCGGCTGTCGCGTCGGTGCTGGTGCGGGTCGGCTACCTGTTCATCCTGTTCCTGCCGACCGCGCTCTACCAGTTCCTCGCCGAGATCGCCGAGGTGCGCAGCGAGCGGCGCTGGGTCGGCGTGTCGTACGGCGTGGCGGGCCTGCTGGCGCTCACGCTGGTGACGACCGACTGGTTCGTCGCGGGCTACTACCGGTACGAATGGGGCTACTACCCCGAGGCCGGTCCGCTGCACCTGGTGCACGTGGCGCAGACCGCCATCGTCGTGCTGCGCGGGCTGTGGCTGAACGTGCGCGAGCAGGCGCATGCCCCGCCGCTGCAGCGCGCGCGCCTGCGCCTGTGCATCGCCAGCATGTTCATCTACTTCTTCGCGGCGACCGACTACCTCTGCAACTACGGCTACGACTTCTACCCGGTCGGCGTGCTGTTCAACGCGGCCAGCCTGGCCATCATCCTGGTCGCGATCCTCAAGTACGACCTGATGAACAACAACGTGGTCATCGCCACGGTGGCCCACGAGGTGCGCACGCCGCTGGCGACGATCCGGTTGCACGCAGCGGCGGTCGACCGTTACTGGCAGGAGGTGGTGGCCGGCTACCGGCTGGCCGTCGAACACGGGCTGTGCCCCACGGTGCCGACGATGGCGATCGAGGAGGTCGTCCGCCTGCCCGCGCGCATCGCGCGGGAGGTGGATCGTTCCAACATGATCGTCGACCTGATGGTGGCCTCCTCGCGGCTGAGCCGGGTCGACGAGAGCGACTTCGTGACCGCCAGCGCGGTGGCCTGCATCGAGGAGGCCGTCGAGCGCTACCCCTACGGCCCCGGCGAGCGCGAGCGCGTGCACGTGCGGCTGGGCGAGGACTTCGAGTTCTGGGGCTCGCCGGCACTGCTGGTCAACGTGATCTTCAACCTGCTGAAGAACGCGCTGCAGGCGATCAAGCAGGCCGGGCAGGGCGAGGTGACGATCGAAACCGGGCGGCAGGGCGCCCACCCGTGCATCATCGTCACGGACACCGGGCCGGGCATCCCGCGCCAGGTGCAGCGCCGCCTGTTCCACCCGTTCTGGACCACCAAGCGCGGCGATGCGGGCGGGATCGGGCTGGCGTTCTGCCGCAACGTCATGAAGGCGTTCGGCGGCAGGATCCGCTGCGATTCGCGGCCGGGACGCACGGCCTTCACCCTGCAGTTCCCGGCGGCTTGA